The DNA sequence ACACTTGTCAGATATGTGGCTTGGAACTAACCAACTGAATGGGACTCTCCCAGATAGTTTTGGACAGCTTTCTGAATTACTTTACCTGGAAGTTTCTTTCAATAGTTTGACAGGGATTCTCTCTGCAGAGCATTTCTCAAAGCTAAGTAAGTTGAAACATCTGTACATGCAGTCCAATTCAGGTTTCAATTTGAATGTAAATTCCAGTTGGATCCCCCCTTTCCAGATCTGGGACCTTGCTTTTGGTTCATGCAGTTTAGGTCCTTCTTTTCCAGCTTGGCTTCAGTCCCAAAAGGAGCTTGTGTCTCTTGATTTCTCAAACACTAGCATTTCAAGTCCCATACCAAACTGGTTTTGGAATCTTTCTTCTAATTTAGATTTCTTAAATCTTTCTCTCAATCACTTGCATGGCCAGTTACCAAATCCATTAAATGTTTATCAATATGCATTGATTGATTTCAGCTCCAACCTCTTTGAAGGACCTATTCCTCTTCCAACCAAAACTATTGACTCACTAGATTTCTCCAACAATAATTTTTCGGGTCCCATCCCACCGAGCATAGGTGAATCCATTCCAGGCTTGAGGGTCCTTTCTCTTTCGGGTAATCAAATAACAGGAGTCATCCCAGCTTCTATAGGAGATATAAGTGGTTTTGATATCATTCATCTTTCATGGAATAGTTTGACAGGAAGCATTCCCTCAACCATAATCAATTGCCCTGCCTTAAGAGTTCTAGATCTTGGAAACAATGACTTGTCCGGGAGAATTCCAGAACAGTTGGGTCAGTTAAAGTGGCTTCAATCTCTTCACATGGAAAACAACAAGCTCTCAGGAGAGCTGCCctcatctttccaaaatttgtctAGTTTGGAAACTCTTGATCTCAGTTACAACAGATTGTCAGGTAACATTCCAACATGGATTGGAGCTGCTTTTATGGGTCTTAAAATCCTTAACTTGAGGTCGAATGGGTTCTCTGGCAGTCTTCCTTCTGAGCTTTCATATCTACGTTCATTGCATGTCCTGGACCTCGCACAAAATAATTTGACTGGCAGCATTCCACCTACATTGGGTGGCCTCAAAGCAATGACTCAAGAGAAACATATAAACCAATTTGTGTTATATGGGACCTTTCAAGGCAGACGGTATGGAGGGCAATATTATGAAGAAAGCTTGGTTGTGAACATGAAAGGACAACGTCTAGAATATACCAGAACTCTTTCCCTTGTTACCAGTATAGACCTGTCTGGCAATAATTTAAGTGGAGAGTTTCCAGAGGCAATAACAGAATTATTTGGTTTGGTGGCTCTCAACCTGTCACGGAACCACATTACTGGCCAAATTCCTGAAAGCATTTCAAGGTTGAAGGAATTGTTATCTCTTGATCTATCAAGCAATAAGCTCTTCGGCACAATTCCTTCTAGCATGGCTTCATTATCTTTTTTGGGTTCTTTGAATCTATCAAACAACAACTTCTCTGGTAAGATTCCTTTTACAGGACAGATGACAACTTTTGATGAACTTGCCTTTGATGGAAACCCAGGTCTTTGCGGAGCTCCTCTTGTTGAAAAATGCCAAGATGAGGATTCTGATAAAGAGCACAGCACTGGTACCGATGAAAATGACAATCATTTCATTGATCGGTGGTTTTATTTGAGCGTCGGATTAGGGTTTGCAGCAGGTATTTTGGttccttattttgttttagtaaGCAGGAAATCTTGGTGTGATGCTTACTGGAATATTGTGGATGAAATCATTGATAAGACATTCTGgttgagaagaagaagaagaagaagagcagCAACCTATACCAGAAGTCAGGGAAGACGACAATAAATTTTACTTGTAAAGCTATATATGCATACACtttgaaagtaaattttacTTGGATGCCAACTTTAGTCATTTTCCATGCATGAAAAGTCTGCAAATCCAGTTCGTTTTCTTATCTCTAAGAATTTCAATTCTTCTTAACCCAAGTAACAAGCaatgagaaaaatagaaagaaacacTTTAGTGTGCTCCACCATCTAAACCCTTTAACTTCTTGATGCATGATTTCCACACCTTTTGGGGGAGGTAGGTACAATTATGTCTTCCGTGAATGATGCTATGAATGTGGAAAATTTTCTCATACTAATAAAATTTCTACCTCCTTGATGGGAAAAGTTTATAGGTTTATGAAAATTCTACAACATTATTGGCAACTTGGTCCTCTTTAATCTAGAAAAAAAGACTATTTGATAGTGATTGAACAACTCCTTCACCATGTGCAAAGTGCAATATCGTTTTGACCTGATATGTGCCAAGAA is a window from the Vitis riparia cultivar Riparia Gloire de Montpellier isolate 1030 chromosome 9, EGFV_Vit.rip_1.0, whole genome shotgun sequence genome containing:
- the LOC117921672 gene encoding receptor-like protein EIX2, whose product is MERISILGFLLALLYLMVRGTIAYKDETHLTDCLESDREALIDLKSDLKYSKNRFSSWKGSNCCQWKGISCENSTRSVISVDLHNPYSPLYEFERRSSMNLSGEISSSLLKLKSLKHLDLSFNTFESIPIPEFFGSLKNLQYLNISNAGFSGVIPPNLGNLSRLQYLDLSSQYGNGLSTDNFEWMMGLISLKHLKMNHVDLSFVRSNWVDVLNKLPFLTELHLSDCGLSGSVSLASVVNFTMLSVISMSWNYLDSTILELLVNISSLTFIDLSDNSLNSIPLGLNQLPNLQYLNLYGNGNLTGNCSQQLREGWKKIEVLILASNNFHGSIPDSIGSFCNLKYLDLGHNNLTGSLPQFLEGMENCSSKSYLPYLTNLILPNNQLVGKLAEWLGLLENLVELDLSYNKFEGLIPASLGALSNLESLKLNNNSLQGPIPATLGSLQHLSDMWLGTNQLNGTLPDSFGQLSELLYLEVSFNSLTGILSAEHFSKLSKLKHLYMQSNSGFNLNVNSSWIPPFQIWDLAFGSCSLGPSFPAWLQSQKELVSLDFSNTSISSPIPNWFWNLSSNLDFLNLSLNHLHGQLPNPLNVYQYALIDFSSNLFEGPIPLPTKTIDSLDFSNNNFSGPIPPSIGESIPGLRVLSLSGNQITGVIPASIGDISGFDIIHLSWNSLTGSIPSTIINCPALRVLDLGNNDLSGRIPEQLGQLKWLQSLHMENNKLSGELPSSFQNLSSLETLDLSYNRLSGNIPTWIGAAFMGLKILNLRSNGFSGSLPSELSYLRSLHVLDLAQNNLTGSIPPTLGGLKAMTQEKHINQFVLYGTFQGRRYGGQYYEESLVVNMKGQRLEYTRTLSLVTSIDLSGNNLSGEFPEAITELFGLVALNLSRNHITGQIPESISRLKELLSLDLSSNKLFGTIPSSMASLSFLGSLNLSNNNFSGKIPFTGQMTTFDELAFDGNPGLCGAPLVEKCQDEDSDKEHSTGTDENDNHFIDRWFYLSVGLGFAAGILVPYFVLVSRKSWCDAYWNIVDEIIDKTFWLRRRRRRRAATYTRSQGRRQ